In the genome of Malania oleifera isolate guangnan ecotype guangnan chromosome 5, ASM2987363v1, whole genome shotgun sequence, the window tcgactattcaataccaacactatctctaagacgtgtggttgccttaagctctccataactctcgcaacggtaccgtgcgtGCCATGGTCCACCAGAGATCTCAAAcaatacattgcaatttaacattaatacTCTACTCTGATTAAACAATTCTAGATACAATATAATCctaacacatttcagtatttcaacatattatacatatttcacaACTCAAcgcagtattttcattttttcttatGTCGCttgatttgaataatacacatatttatataactactgaaataataagttaatccatgttcattatctgttttactaaaaatataggttaaattatctccacaattgatctaatactcaaaataagtGTTAATAAGAAAAACAGAGATAACTGACCCTACTCACCTTGaccaatttttagaaaatgtaaaacaattccaaccaatcatttcaacCAGTTAAATTATCCagagaatccattacttaaatcctGTAACTTTTTTCTTTACTTAAATCGGTTTATTTTcgaaaataatagctattaacacaaccctaggctcaaaaaaccTCGGTTTAAATGGTAGACTTTTAAAACTTGCAtgataataatatacatacacataattTTCTAACACATGACAAGTCTCACAAATAAAATTACCAACATTCCTCTTCGTTTGTGAGTTTGAAATTGGTTTTATTCTCCAATAGTTGCTTGCTCGAAATTTATTTGCCACTTATTAAAATTTGGGAATCTTCGCATAAACATAAatggatgaacaccaacttgacccacaagcataaaaatattatgttttaaatgtaaccATGTGTATAAATCACTTATTCTCTGCTTAATTTTTTGTTGTGGGATAATTCCCGTAAGGGAATTTTAAACAAATAGccataaataattatttaaagaAATTCTCAACTACTTCATGGTAAATTGACAAAGGGGGTACACATATCTTAAAATATAATTGACATTGTGGTTCAACTTCCCTCCCTTCAAGGCCTTATTTGGAACTTCAAAAACATTGAAGgatgaaaattttgaatgaaatcatcttttcaggaaagtgaaaaataaaataaaatatataacaaattaataaataaaaatttattttacaaataattaggttttgattttcttaatttgtaatcataatatagtaattttttacttttaataatgGTTATCTCAAGAgaaagatgatgaaaaataatttttttcttttttttttcaaaacaaaattcttAATTCAAATGGATCTTAAGTTAAGAGAGTTCTATGAATATTTTTAATATCTGGTTAAGTTCATGTAATTTTACCAAACTTTAAGAGATGTTGGTATCTTTTCTTAGAATTtctataaaatctaattttttttttttgtgtatatacacaataattttaattttttatgataATAAAAGTTAGATTAAAAAAAAGTGAATGATAAATTTGTTTTCAAGTAATTATATCTTAGAAGAGTTCAAATTAAATTtagattaatatgttttaaagaCTTAAAATTTGTTTGATCAAAGCTTATTTTCTAACTTTTgacaatttatttaaattttttttattacaaatatGTCTTGATATTCTTTTATTTACTATTAAAATGTAATTTAATGAGGCATATTCACTTTAGAAGGGCTTTTATTCactagaaaaaataaataaattgcatGGAAAGTGTATATTTCAAAGATTGAGATTTAATAGGGTTACTGAATAAAATTAGACTAAATCAATTGcgataattattatattttacatttaacATTTGACTTGTTTTCTTAattgataaaaaataattaattttaatataattataattgtACTAAATATGCgttgaaaatatttaataaagtcAACCACTCTTTATCTATCAAATGCGTTCTTGTAATACTATTTCGATTTAATAAGGTGACTCTCTTATGCTGTGTTTCGAAATATGAATTTCGaaccttaaatttagatttgaacAGATTTGagcaaattttaatataattttgtactgtattttattcaaattcaataaaaattcaaattcaagagctcaccaaatattaaattaaaaatttttaaactaaattttattttttcaagatCTATTAATAAAAaagtatttaatattttatatatatatatatatatatatgtatatatttttcaaTTGGCGCGTGTACGCGGTTGTGAATGGGTGGCCCGGGGCCCTGGGGCTTATCCGGAATATTCTTTCTGGTTTCTTCCCCTGACCTCGTCGTCATCGTCATTACATTATAAAGGAGCTCTCGGTGCTCAATGCGCTTGTAGTTCAAATTACACGCTGTACTTGCTCTTCAAATGTCGAAGTCTGGGATCCAAGGCCAAATTCTCGAAGTCACAGGTATCCCTTTTCTCCGTACCCTCTTCTTCCCCTAAACAATCATATATTTCAAAACCCATCACCATTTTTtgcattttctcctttttttcttcttaatcagtttctgaattttttttttttgggttttatttttttgattttgttCGATTGCAGTTGTTGGGGGTAATAAGTTGAAAGACACAGAATGGATCTCAAGGCAAGATCCCTACGTTTGCCTTGAGTACGGTAGCACCAAGTTCCGTACCAGAACCTGTACAGGTGCTTTTCAAACCCTTTTCCCACTGTTCCTGATACGTTGATGTTTTACCAAAATGGGGAAAATCAGAAATTTTGTCGATGATTGTTATCTTTGAAAAAGGTTACGCAAACTcatttggattttctttttcttttgggtATTTCAGACGGTGGCAAAAGCCCTACCTTCCAGGAGAAGTTCGTTTTTACTCTTATTGAAGGCCTTAAGGAGCTGAATCTTGCCGTCTGGAACAGCAATACCCTTACTTTTGACGATTTCATAGGCAGCGGAAAGTAATTGTCTTCAACTCTTCATCAATTATGCTTGAGAAAaccatatttgtgttttttgaaAAGAAGTATTTTCGTGGGTTATTGTTCTGATTTCAAATTGGTAATCTGCTTCTGGGTTTTTCTGCCATCAGGGTTCAGCTCTTGAAAGTTCTTTCCAGTGGTTTTGACGACAGTTGTTGGCCCCTTCAGACCAAAACCGGCAGGTACAGGGAATTCTGAATCTTTGTGAAATTTATGGCCAAATCCAGACTTGAGTAGGGCTAGATTACTCCAGAATAAGGCAGAACTAGGTTTAGGAATAGGCCACAAAAATAGAACTCCATGGGCATTAGCTGCTTTTGGATTATGATCCAACTTGTCTAAAATGGAAGATGTAAGGTGTTGAGATATGGatcaaataaataaaatgcacagcggaataaatacaacaagtaaatgaaacacagtcagaacaagaacaataataagatttacgtggttcggtaaagtCTACATCCATGAAAGCAGTGACACataaatttcactatggaaatcacaaagtacacaatacacttctatGACCACTCTCTCTATCAATATATGcttagaatgacatatataatagtcccttggaggtttccctccgattACCCAACCACctcaacattcaaattcaaaatttaaaaaattactcGCAGCTCAgaacttctcgtcgacaagaacaagagattcgtcgacaagaccaagaagaacactcgtcgacgaatcattccACTCGTTGACGATCTCATTTTTTTGCTCTTGATATCTTAAAAACTCTATACTTTTGGGTCTCTTgggatcttctcgtcgatgagcacaagacactcgttgacgagtccttgctGTTTCCTCGTCGATAAtcacaggacattcgtcgacgaacccttgctGTGCTGccctttcatgtttttttttttcttttttgtttatgaaattcaaagtataagagccacaccacaaacaacaatctccacctttgcGATTATACGTTTCTTAGGAGAATCTCGAAAAACATGTCTAACTGcaccaccttgaacttgaaacgcttggttgggtatgtctcccttctatcacttggagacatggagtaagtccaagaaatacttgaacttctcagaagtaactgatttcgtcaaaatatccgctgcattttcaGGCATGTGAACTTTCTCCAGCGCAAGCTCACCTAAAGCAATCAATTCCCTAACTTTGTGGAActtcacatcaatgtgcttggttctagcatggtatatttgATTCTTTgtcaagtaaatgacactctgactatcacaatggaACAACACTCCATCTTATTGTAACTccagctctctaactaaaccagTAATTCATAAGACTTCCTTTGCAACTTCGGAAATTGTCATATATTCTACCTCAGTCGTAgataatgctaccagagactgtaccTTGGATCTCCAACacaccggtcctcctacaagagtaaacacatatcccgttgtagacttTCTGTCAttcatatctccagcataatcagcatcaacaaaccccataattgAAGGACGAGCCTGTTGCTTGTCGAACATGATCCCATATCCGGatgtaccccataagtatctaagtattcatttgacgGCTTTCCAATACTGTCTGcctggatttgaaagaaacttacttaccacgctcacTGCATGAGTCAAATCTGGCCTCATagacaccatgacatacattaaactccccatagcACTAGCATTGGGGACCTTCGACATGTCTCGGATTTCTTCATCCGTACTTTGACAATCTGCAGTAGATAACTTGAAATGATTCTCCAGAGGTGTACACACCAGTTTTGCATCAGCGATGCTAAACCTCTTCAACACCTTCTatacataaccgccctgagataaccataacctccctgcagttttgccatggcgaatctccatcccaagtattttcttgactgagtcaagatccttcatgtcaaattccttatacaatatatcctttaactgattcatcttagttaaatcctttgcaactatcaacatgtcatcaacgtataataacaagaaaataagagaaccatcctcaagtttgttcacatagaTGCAACTGTCATCCTCATACctcttgtagccaatcttgatcatgtaagaatcaaactgtttataccattgccttggagactatttcagtccataaagagatttcttcaacctacaaacaaaattttcttttcccggttcaatgaatcccttcaGCTGTatcatgtagatttgttcctctaagtcactgtgaagaaatgccgtcttcacgtccatttgttctaaatgaagatcataatgggctatCAACCTCAACACAATTCTGATAGTAGTATGTCGGACTACTGGAGAAAAAATCTCATCATAATTTATCTCCTTCTtctatgagtatccttttgctacCAATCGTGCCTTAAATTTTTCTCATTCTtcttctgaaattgcttccttcttcctatatatccATTTTCAATGTATCGGTCTCTTTCCTTgaagctccaccaaatctcaagtttggttcttatatagtgatttcatctcctcaatcatttcacctatccacctatctttctcttgGCCGTGCACTgtctcttgaaaagtagttggatggttgcaactagtaaggaaaacataagatactaacttttcaaatccataccttggtggaggctTAATAGTGCGTTTGGATCTCtgtataggaatatcgtcgacttgttGGTTTCCCGAATTAGAACTCCatgcaaccataggaccatgatcattttcattGCCTTGAGCTTCTAACTTCACCTACACAACATATTCATCATTGCTCTAGCTTTCTGATTCCTGTTTCTGTTCATCATACTTTTGAGTACGCTCTACCATAGccttttcatcaaagactacatccctgcTGATCACTACGTTGTTTGCCATTAggtcccatagcttgtaccccttcacaccttctagatatcccaaaaagatgcaacgatgagattttgggtcaagcttagacttctcctcactagatacgtgaacataggctggacacccgaataccttcaattcggagtagtctactgcattttccGTTAaaacctcttctgccactctaccctctagtaatgcccttggtgattggtttatcagaaaacaagccatactcactgcctcagcccagaagttctttggtagtcCTGCATTTAATTTGAGACACCGAACCCTTTCATTAAGAGTCCCGTTCATCCATTCTGcgacaccattttgctgaggtgtctgaCGAACTGTAAAGTGTCTCTTGATTCCCTATttcgcacaaaactccataaactgagaattagcgtactcggtcccattatccaaccttaagtatttgattctcttCCCTGTcaagttttccacttcagccttccaaatcttaaacttgacaaacgtatttgatttgtgacgcatgaagtaaactcagaccttccatgagtaattatcaatgaaactcacataatacacatgtccaccctttgatgcaactctaatcgGACCcaaaacatctgaatgcacataattAAGAATACCCATTGTCTTGTGTTTAGTTTATCTGGACTTTACCTTGTTCTGTTTTCTaagaacacaaatcctgcaaAATTTTAGCTGACATGATTTTAAGCCCTTCAAAAGTTTTCTCTTGTGTAACTCTTTCATGTCGTGTTCCCTCATATGCCTAAGGCGCATATGGCATAAGACAATTTCATCTGATTCAGCACTATGGCTGCAGCTctacctacaacggtagttccttGCAATGTTTAGATAATTTCATCCAGATTCTGCACTTTCATTACAGTCAAATCATAGAATTGAAATTGTAACTAACAAATCATTGAATTAAGCCCTCTTATAGCAAGTCCAACTAAAATTGATAGGATTTTCAGATGAAATTCACAGCATGGAGATTAAAGGACATTTTTGACAacaaattatatgtatatttcaaaCATGAGAATTCAACTGAATTTTGGGGTTTAATACAACACGCCAAATGTATAATTTCGTAAACGAtcattcaaaaattaaataaattctaTTTCCATTTGAATTCCAAATAAGGTTTTAATAAGAATGATGCAAGAAACTTACATCCATAATGAGTTGCATGGAATGACATCCATGAAGGTGATATTCCTCCCCACTGATTTCAACCTTGTCTTCCATCGTAcaacaataaaaacaacaaaccaagccttaagtcccactaggtggtgTGAGTTACATGAatcttttccaccaatttacacaatcatgggcaatttcctctagtaaattcagggctattaaattcATACTCACTATCTCGTTCCATGTTATtgtaggtctatccctacccctttttTTGGTCCCTCATAGTAACTAGCTCTCTACTCACTTGCGCACACTAGTTGCCTATGTTgtaaatgcccaaaccatctgagttgtccctcccttatcttctacaggagttATGCCTAATTTAgtacgaatatgttcattcttaatttatcttttagcattataccactcatccactgtagcattctcatctcaacaatttttactttttgaatatgttgtttcttagtgacccaacattttgatccatacaACATAGCTAGTCTTACAATCGTTCTATAGAAgtctccttttaattttaagggtattctacaatcacatagcatGCTTGAAGttcttctccattttacccaacttactTTAACTCTATCCATtacatttttttcaatttctccttcaacttacataatagatccaaggtattgaaatctactagcTTGGTTGATTttttgaccatcaagtttaaccaTTTGTCCAATATTCCTTCTATTATGACTGAAATTACgtttcatatattttttatttttacttatcctaaaacctctagattctaaagcttttctccataattctaacttagattctactccacccctagtttcatcaaccTTGTCCTTCATCTTTGAAGGACAAAATGGAAATCGTAATTTTTCAAAGTCTAATGGTCTCTCTGTACAACTCATTGGTTCTCTTAATTGATCGAGTTGGATATGATTGTAGTGCTTAGGGGTGGATTTTGGAAACACTAATCATACCTGTTGTAAAGTCCTTCCTCTCTTTGTTTCATTTGTGCTGTGCTCGATGAAGAAGACACAGGGTTTTTATGTGCCATGCATTCCTGCCATTTGTATTCACACAGAAACATTATGTTGTTTCAAACAAATATGCATTGCTTTATGTCTTTTGACATTGTGAATGCATCTAATTTTACATTTCCTGAAGTAATAATGAAGGTCCTTTTGTGCATGTGTCTTGTTAGATTTTGTGAATTTCTTGAATTAGGCTTCCTACTAATTCATTTTGTGAGCTAGCTTAAATTCTTTTAAATCATCCAAAAAATCATCATATGTTTAGGACTAAAGGAAGACTTGATAAATTGTCTTGAGCACCTTTCATGATTCAGTGACATTGTGCATCTACTGAACCAGTGATCATCTGTCAACATGTGGATCTTCCTGAACTGCTATGCCCCTTTACCCTGGATTACTGTATATAATAGATGCATTCCACCcttataaaagtatttttcttTATGCAGTTAGTATATTTGGGACTGGTGTTAGAAACTGTTTGAATGATGACCCTTGTGCAGGGTATTAGCATACTTATGCTGAGGGGGGAAAGAAGCCTGAAAGCTAGATTTTgttcttgaaaatttttataattaccTGTTGCTAATTTAGCTATGTTAGCAATTCAATCTAAAACTGTCCTACCTTATTTGCATTTGAAATGTGGTAATATGTTATCTCGTGTCATGCACATTATTTTGCATAAAAGATGGTTCAAAAAGATTGAATCAATTACACTtctgaattaattaaatgaactATTGAGTTCCATCTTATGAAGCGTGTTTTATTGCATTTCAGATATGCAGGAGAAATTCGGCTTATATTGCATTATGCAAATGCAAATGTGAGTTGCATATTAGTGCCTCCATAGGTTATTCCCTAAGGTTATGTTATATTTTAGCCAATAACTGTGTTCTACATTGTTTTGGCTCTTGCAGAAACCATCGGCAAGCTGTGCCCCATCTGCACCACCATATTTAACACCGCCCGGACCACAAGTTCCTCCGTACTGTGCACCCCCACCAGTATCTGCAGTTTCTTACCCACAGCCAGTGGCAGCCTACCCAACCCCATCTCCCTATCCTTCATTCCCTCCTAATCCAGCAGTTTATGCACCATATCCACCCCCTCAGGCAGCTGCTTATCCCCAATTATATCCACCACCTTCGGCATATCCTCCACCGCCATATCCACCCCCTCATGTTGCACCCTATTATCCTCCGCCTGGTATGTTTATCTACTTGCACCATACTTCTGCCAGTTTTAGCACCTGTGCATCACATTGTTAATTGCTAACTCTCTTATATTTGTCAACTAGGTCCATATCCTGGAGCTTATCCACCACCGCCATACTGAGAGGTTCCTCCATGATCATGTGTGAGAGCAGGACCCATCCAAAATTTTAGGGATTGTATGCTAGTTGCTTGTGTAGATTTTACGGATGTAGCTTGGTAGGTTTGACATTTTCATACTCCCAATAAGGAATTCTGTTTCTATTTTGTTAACTGTTCATATATTCTCAGTGTCGCAAGATCTTTGATGCATGTTTCTGTGTTTCCTACTCgctttctatttttaatttctttgatTTGTAAGGTATATTGTATTCTCTATTCATTCAGAAATACCTATAAGGAGAATTTTGAGTTATGCAAGCCTTTGGGGCCAATTCTCTATCCTGTAGGAGCTTATATAATTTCATGTGTTGACAGCCTACCGAGTGGTAGGAGTTTACCGAATGGTAGGAGTTTTATCGATAGCCTATGATTTAACTTTGTTTCAAAGTTGGGAATGAGGCCCCCTCAAAAACCAGGACCATTcctaatatatatacatgtgtcgTTCAAAACAACAAATGCATGTGGTTTACTTGATTACGACGGTGTTTATCAGAAAATGCCAACAACCTAGTGCACCACTTCTCAATTTTTTGTTTGATGTTAAATTTAACAATAATGCGATTCATTATGGGTTCATGTGGCAAGGCAGAGAGAGGTGCACTGCGAGGCTTGCAGTGGAGTACTGCTTGCCATGTGGCCTGTGATGgtcatacaatttttttaaatttaactggggcaatgtattaatacattaatttttttatatagatatttttttattaattaaaatagagaattgtcatatcataaaatCAGTCATTATGAATTTACTCACAAAAAGGAAAGTCTCGTGTGTTTAAAAACACTTGACGTTTCTCTTCCGAGATATTAAGCGTTATCGCATAGTCTTCACTACAATATATACGAGAGACCCTTGCATTTTGCTGTACTCCGGTCCTATTCCTGTTTCATGAACTGGGAAACATAGAGAG includes:
- the LOC131154892 gene encoding leucine-rich repeat extensin-like protein 3 isoform X2; the protein is MSKSGIQGQILEVTVVGGNKLKDTEWISRQDPYVCLEYGSTKFRTRTCTDGGKSPTFQEKFVFTLIEGLKELNLAVWNSNTLTFDDFIGSGKVQLLKVLSSGFDDSCWPLQTKTGRYAGEIRLILHYANANKPSASCAPSAPPYLTPPGPQVPPYCAPPPVSAVSYPQPVAAYPTPSPYPSFPPNPAVYAPYPPPQAAAYPQLYPPPSAYPPPPYPPPHVAPYYPPPGPYPGAYPPPPY
- the LOC131154892 gene encoding leucine-rich repeat extensin-like protein 3 isoform X1, giving the protein MSKSGIQGQILEVTVVGGNKLKDTEWISRQDPYVCLEYGSTKFRTRTCTDGGKSPTFQEKFVFTLIEGLKELNLAVWNSNTLTFDDFIGSGKVQLLKVLSSGFDDSCWPLQTKTGRYAGEIRLILHYANANKPSASCAPSAPPYLTPPGPQVPPYCAPPPVSAVSYPQPVAAYPTPSPYPSFPPNPAVYAPYPPPQAAAYPQLYPPPSAYPPPPYPPPHVAPYYPPPGMFIYLHHTSASFSTCASHC